One part of the Lotus japonicus ecotype B-129 chromosome 2, LjGifu_v1.2 genome encodes these proteins:
- the LOC130738259 gene encoding uncharacterized protein LOC130738259: protein MRYPSQTPPFNGYMPMVNENFPSVGAPEFPEFLTQITLGGMTAANEITPNQEDSTPKSKKTQSPSWSTEQNLVLISGGWIKYGTSSVVGRNQKGETYWGQIAENCNEHCSFDPPCDGVACRNRFNYMNKILGKWIDAYDGAKHLQENGWSENDILAKAQKLYASGKNVQFTLIAEWHALRDQPRFCSQVEGNERRNKILEDSAPRSRKYLSRHHAAANQRLTDDYFANEPTYDDAMFRRRYRMQKHVFLRIVADLSSSDNYFTQRVDAANKEGISPLAKCTTIMRMLAYGVAADAVDEYIKIEGTTTLECLRRICKGIIRLYEQLYLRAPTQDDLQRMLHVSEMRGFPGMIGSIDCMHWEWKNCPKAWEGQFARGDKRTTTVILEVVASHDLWIWHAFFGCPRTLNDINVLDWSPVFDDVEQGKALNVNLFVNQRPYNMAYYLDGIYPSYPTFVKSIRLPQSEPDKLFAKYQEGCRKDIERAFGVLQARFKIIRELARLWDIADLGIIMRSCIILHNMIVEDERDLYSQRWTHFEQLGESGSSTPQPYSTEVLPAFANHVRARSELRDLNVHLELQADLVKHIWA from the exons ATGAgatatccatctcaaacaccccCGTTTAATGGTTATATGCCAATGGTGAATGAAAATTTTCCAAGTGTTGGTGCACCTGAATTTCCCGAATTTTTAACACAAATAACTCTTGGTGGCATGACAGCTGCTAATGAAATCACTCCAAATCAAGAGGATTCAACTCCTAAGAGCAAGAAAACCCAGTCACCATCATGGAGCACTGAACAAAATTtggtgctaattagtgg GGGGTGGATTAAATATGGAACAAGCAGTGTTGTCGGGagaaaccagaaaggagaaacatattggggtcaaattgctgagaattgtaatgagcattgctcattcgatcctccgtgCGATGGAGTTGCATGCCGAAACCGTTTtaattatatgaacaaaatactgggtaaatggattgACGCTTATGATGGCGCTAAGCATTTGCAAGAAAACGGTTGGTCGGAGAATGATATTTTGGCAAAAGCGCAGAAATTATACGCAAGTGGAAAGAAtgttcaatttactttgatTGCAGAATGGCACGCtctccgtgatcaaccacgtttttgtagtcaagtAGAAGGAAATG AGCGTCGAAACAAAATATTGGAAGATAGTGCACCTCGTAGTAGAAAATATCTCAGTAGACATCATGCAGCGGCAAACCAAAGGCTAACtgacgactactttgccaatgagcctacatatgacgatgcaatgtttcgtcgtcggtaccgaatgcaaaaacatgttttccttcgaatcgttgcagacctttcaagtagtgataactatttcacccagcgagttgatgcagccaataaagaaggtatatcacccttagcaaaatgtaccacaataatgcgaatgttagcatatggtgtggctgcagatgcggtcgatgagtacatcaaaatagaAGGTACTACAacattggagtgtttacgtagaatctgtaaaggaatcatacgattgtatgagcaattgtacctgagagcaccaacccaagatGACCTGCAAAGAATGCTACATGTTAGtgaaatgcgggggttcccaggcatgatcgggagtattgactgcatgcactgggagtggaaaaattgtcctaaagcatgggaaggtcaatttgctagaggggataagagaaccacaacagttattcttgaagtagttgcatctcatgatctatggatctggcatgcaTTTTTTGGATGTCCGAGAACGTTGAACgatataaacgttctagattggtcaccagtgtttgatgacgtggaacagggaaaggctcTAAATGTGAATTTatttgtgaatcaacgtccctataatatggcatactatcttgatggtatctacccttcttatccaactttcgtcaaatcgattagacttcctcaaagtgaacccgataagttatttgcaaaatatcaggagggatgtcggaaggacatcgaacgtgcatttggagtgcttcaagctcgttttaaaatcatccgtgaactagctcgcttgtgggacatagctgatttgggtatcatcatgaggtcatgcatcatattacataatatgattgttgaggatgaacgagatttaTATTCTCAACGTTGGACCCATTTTGAGCAACTTGGGGaaagtggatctagtacaccgcaaccatactcgaccgaggtgttacccgcttttgcaaatcatgtgcgtgctagatccgagttgcgtgatctAAATGTTCATCttgaactgcaagcagatctagtgaagcacatttgggca
- the LOC130738265 gene encoding uncharacterized protein LOC130738265, which produces MAPKKQATTSSGNNMSWTRSMDDALVNAFMHEFTAGNKVNGQFTTQALDRIASELSVLFAMKIDKSKIKNRWKTLKKKFSDVYDIFKNGMSGFAWNPSTHLWDAEPEVWEALIQSKPKAANCRNTSLPHYEAMVTLYGNDRATGEEAETASEMRKRLNSTTESDIFDSIDDIDDGILRNEVRLEDFDAYNVNNDFSPEIQSQDPSPTQSTNNKRKKSKVANNKGKNDDMLGIKGAMQEVAAALREGNVIMKERHSPPISGQEAWKLIKECGCNENLWPMIFCKLMKDVDGLKTVLECPVEARKDVIMYTVFGSSNPPTN; this is translated from the exons ATGGCGCCCAAAAAGCAAGCAACAACTAGTAGTGGTAATAACATGAGTTGGACAAGATCCATGGATGATGCTCTTGTCAATGCTTTCATGCACGAGTTTACCGCCGGTAACAAAGTTAATGGTCAGTTCACTACTCAAGCACTTGACAGAATCGCAAGTGAGCTGAGTGTATTGTTTGCGATGAAAATTGACAAGAGTAAGATCAAAAACCGCTGGAAAACATTGAAAAAAAAGTTTTCTGatgtttatgatatttttaagaATGGTATGAGTGGGTTTGCTTGGAACCCATCTACTCATTTATGGGATGCTGAACCAGAAGTTTGGGAAGCTCTAATTCAG TCAAAACCAAAAGCAGCAAATTGTAGAAATACCTCACTTCCACACTATGAGGCGATGGTGACACTTTATGGGAATGATCGAGCTACTGGAGAGGAAGCTGAAACCGCATCAGAAATGAGAAAGCGACTTAATTCAACTACTGAATCTGATATTTTTGATTCAattgatgatattgatgatggtATACTTCGGAATGAGGTAAGATTAGAGGACTTTGATGCTTATAATGTTAACAATGATTTTTCTCCTGAAATTCAATCTCAAGATCCTTCACCAACACAAAGTACTAACAACAAAAGGAAGAAATCAAAAGTGGCTAACAACAAAGGGAAGAATGATGACATGCTTGGAATTAAAGGAGCAATGCAAGAGGTTGCAGCAGCACTAAGAGAAGGAAATGTTATAATGAAAGAGCGTCACAGCCCTCCAATTTCTGGGCAAGAAGCTTGGAAATTAATCAAGGAATGCGGATGCAATGAAAATTTATGGCCTATGATTTTTTGCAAATTAATGAAAGATGTTGACGGACTTAAAACAGTTCTTGAATGTCCGGTTGAAGCACGCAAGGATGTGATCATGTATACGGTGTTTGGCTCCTCAAATCCACCTACCAATTGA
- the LOC130738261 gene encoding pentatricopeptide repeat-containing protein At1g62670, mitochondrial-like — protein MSISRLRWFLPNPTFLLSFSSLHSHTHALPLSTHNPDDAVSLFHRLLQMRHTPSIIEFGKVLTSLMKAKHYSTAISLSHQMEFRGIMPDIFTLNILINCYCHLGQISFAFSVLAKILKRGYKPNTITFNTLIKGLCLKGEVKKALHFHDDLLAQGIQLNQVSYGTLINGLCKMGETRAALRLLRQIEGKLVQPDVVMYSTIIDSLCKDKLVSDACDLYSEMVLKRISPTVVTFNALIYGFCIVGQLKEAVGLLNEMVLKNINPIVNTFNILVDGLCKEGKVKEAKNVLAVMMKEGVKPDIFTYNSIMDGYCLVKKVNQAKDEFNSMTQRGVAPDVCSYNIMINGCCKIRMVHDALDLFEEMHSKNLIPDTVTYNCLIDGLCKVGRISCAWELVGKMHDRGQQANVITYNSLLDTLCKNHHVDKAIALLERVKDKGVQPNMYTYNIIIDGLCTSGRLKDAQDVFQDLLIKGYHLDVATYSVMIKGLCREGLSDEALALQSKMEDNGCVSDAVTYETIIRALFRKNENDKAQKLLHEMIARGLLKSKAM, from the coding sequence ATGTCAATTTCAAGGTTAAGGTGGTTTCTTCCGAATCccacttttcttctttcattttcaTCCCTTCACTCTCACACTCACGCTTTGCCCCTTTCCACACACAATCCTGATGATGCTGTGTCTTTATTCCATCGCTTGCTCCAAATGCGTCATACTCCATCAATCATCGAATTTGGTAAGGTTCTAACATCCCTCATGAAGGCGAAGCATTACTCCACCGCCATATCCCTTTCTCACCAAATGGAATTTAGGGGAATCATGCCTGACATCTTTACTCTCAACATCTTAATCAACTGTTACTGCCACCTAGGTCAAATCTCTTTTGCCTTTTCTGTTTTGGCCAAGATTCTCAAGAGGGGTTATAAGCCAAATACAATCACCTTCAATACCCTCATTAAAGGTCTCTGTCTTAAAGGTGAGGTTAAGAAAGCACTGCACTTTCATGACGACCTGCTAGCGCAAGGAATTCAATTGAACCAAGTCAGTTATGGGACCTTGATCAATGGGTTGTGTAAAATGGGTGAAACAAGAGCTGCCCTGCGATTGCTGAGACAGATTGAAGGGAAATTAGTTCAGCCTGATGTGGTCATGTACAGCACAATCATTGATAGCCTCTGCAAAGATAAACTTGTAAGTGATGCCTGCGATTTATATTCGGAAATGGTACTCAAGAGAATTTCTCCTACTGTTGTCACTTTCAATGCTCTAATTTATGGCTTTTGCATTGTGGGTCAATTGAAAGAAGCAGTTGGTTTGCTAAATGAAATGGTGTTGAAAAACATCAACCCAATTGTTAATACTTTTAATATTCTGGTTGATGGGTTATGTAAGGAAGGAAAGGTGAAAGAAGCTAAAAATGTGTTAGCTGTGATGATGAAAGAAGGTGTAAAGCCTGATATTTTCACTTACAATTCTATCATGGATGGGTATTGCCTAGTTAAAAAAGTGAACCAGGCTAAAGATGAATTCAACTCTATGACTCAGAGGGGAGTCGCTCCTGATGTTTGCAGCTACAATATCATGATTAATGGATGCTGTAAGATTAGAATGGTGCATGACGCTCTGGATCTCTTTGAGGAAATGCATTCCAAAAATCTGATTCCTGATACAGTAACTTACAACTGCCTTATTGATGGTCTGTGCAAAGTAGGGAGAATATCTTGTGCTTGGGAGCTTGTTGGTAAAATGCACGACAGAGGTCAACAAGCCAATGTAATCACTTACAATTCTTTATTAGATACTCTATGCAAGAATCATCATGTTGACAAGGCAATTGCATTACTTGAGAGAGTTAAAGACAAGGGCGTTCAACCAAATATGTACACATACAATATAATTATTGATGGACTGTGCACAAGTGGAAGACTAAAGGATGCACAAGATGTTTTTCAGGATCTTTTGATTAAAGGCTATCATCTAGATGTTGCGACATATAGTGTAATGATTAAAGGGCTTTGTAGAGAGGGCTTGTCTGATGAAGCACTGGCCTTGCAATCAAAAATGGAAGACAATGGCTGTGTTTCTGATGCTGTAACTTATGAAACAATTATTCGGGCTCTCTTTAGAAAAAATGAGAATGATAAAGCACAGAAACTTCTTCATGAGATGATTGCTAGAGGTCTGCTTAAGAGTAAAGCCATGTGA